In Sphingobacterium zeae, one genomic interval encodes:
- a CDS encoding 6-pyruvoyl trahydropterin synthase family protein — protein sequence MVFITRRERFCAAHKLYREDWSEEQNEQVFGLCANPNWHGHNYDLYVTVKGNVNPETGFLIDLKMMKEIINRSIIDKVDHRNFNLDVDFMQGVMASTENIAIEIFKILKPLFDEQGVILHSVRLHETENNYVEYFGD from the coding sequence CTGCGCACAAGCTCTATCGTGAAGACTGGAGTGAGGAGCAGAATGAACAGGTTTTTGGTCTTTGTGCCAATCCAAATTGGCATGGACATAATTATGATCTTTATGTCACAGTTAAAGGAAATGTTAATCCAGAAACTGGTTTTTTGATTGACCTAAAGATGATGAAGGAAATTATCAATCGTAGCATCATCGATAAGGTAGACCACCGTAATTTTAATTTAGATGTTGATTTTATGCAGGGTGTGATGGCTTCAACTGAAAATATCGCAATCGAGATATTTAAGATTCTAAAACCCTTGTTTGATGAACAGGGAGTAATTTTACATAGTGTCCGTTTGCACGAAACAGAAAATAATTACGTCGAATATTTTGGCGATTAA
- the folE gene encoding GTP cyclohydrolase I FolE, producing MSQHSFDNEELDGYIKIDKYNTEKVERIASHYTDILACLGEDPKREGLVKTPERVAKALQFLTHGYDIDAGEVLRGAMFEEDYSQMVVVKDIEVYSLCEHHMLPFFGKAHIAYIPNGHIVGLSKIPRVVDIFARRLQVQERLTNEIRDCIQETLGALGVAVVMECKHMCMAMRGVQKQNSVTTTSAFTGAFQNDVTRSEFLRLITADLA from the coding sequence ATGAGTCAGCACTCATTTGACAACGAAGAGTTGGATGGATATATTAAGATCGACAAATACAATACTGAAAAGGTAGAACGAATCGCTTCTCATTATACCGATATATTGGCATGTCTTGGGGAAGATCCCAAGCGTGAAGGTTTAGTAAAGACGCCAGAGCGTGTTGCGAAAGCGTTGCAATTTTTGACACATGGCTATGATATTGATGCTGGAGAGGTATTACGTGGAGCGATGTTTGAAGAAGACTATAGTCAAATGGTTGTCGTCAAAGATATTGAAGTCTATTCTCTTTGTGAACACCACATGTTGCCTTTTTTCGGTAAAGCCCATATAGCTTATATTCCTAACGGACATATTGTTGGATTGAGTAAAATACCTCGTGTCGTTGATATTTTTGCACGTCGTCTTCAGGTTCAGGAGAGGCTCACTAATGAAATCAGGGACTGTATCCAAGAAACTTTGGGGGCGCTGGGCGTAGCTGTAGTCATGGAATGTAAACACATGTGTATGGCAATGCGGGGCGTACAGAAACAAAATTCTGTGACAACAACTTCTGCATTTACAGGAGCTTTTCAAAATGATGTAACGCGATCCGAATTCTTACGCTTGATCACAGCTGATCTTGCGTAA
- a CDS encoding O-methyltransferase, whose translation MEIVHSDLESYLEHTTDEENSLLKMVNRDTYLKETMPHMLSGHYQGRVLSLLSKLVAPKRILEIGTFTGYATLCLAEGLKEDGLLHTIDINAEQQERVQGYFDESPFADKIRYHIGDAAVILPTLNETFDLVFIDADKKRNLFYFETIINQVPSGGLILIDNVLWKGKVLDSKPDNQTKQIIDLNARLAQDKRVEKVILPIRDGLFVLRKK comes from the coding sequence ATGGAAATTGTTCACAGCGATTTAGAGTCCTATTTGGAACATACTACAGACGAAGAAAATTCGTTACTGAAAATGGTAAATCGGGACACTTATTTGAAGGAAACAATGCCCCATATGTTATCTGGACATTACCAGGGAAGAGTTCTTTCTTTATTGAGTAAATTGGTTGCTCCCAAGCGTATTTTAGAGATAGGGACTTTTACGGGATACGCAACTTTATGTCTCGCTGAAGGGCTTAAGGAAGATGGTCTATTACATACCATTGATATCAATGCAGAGCAGCAAGAAAGGGTTCAAGGTTATTTTGATGAATCGCCATTTGCTGACAAAATCAGGTATCACATTGGCGATGCGGCGGTGATACTACCTACATTGAATGAAACATTCGATCTAGTATTTATCGACGCAGACAAGAAGAGAAATTTATTTTATTTCGAAACGATAATAAATCAAGTCCCGTCTGGGGGACTTATTTTGATTGACAATGTCTTATGGAAAGGTAAGGTATTGGATTCAAAACCAGACAACCAAACAAAGCAGATCATTGATTTGAATGCACGTTTAGCTCAGGACAAGCGCGTAGAAAAGGTGATATTACCAATTCGAGACGGACTTTTTGTATTACGCAAGAAGTAA
- a CDS encoding glucosaminidase domain-containing protein, producing the protein MNLKQLKSFVLILALGTFGLTKVSAQSNAAYVDKYSPIAKEMMEEHGVPASVILAIAMHESGNGGSRVAKNLNNHFGVKGKNNSTVIRSAYKGYRSVLDSYDDFVGIVKRKKTTQSLFDKHPGEKYEAWVKAIARSGYSTSKGWTAKVLATIRQYHLDMFDHDAKQNKFSSTKK; encoded by the coding sequence ATGAATTTAAAACAATTAAAAAGCTTTGTACTGATACTAGCTTTGGGAACTTTTGGATTAACAAAGGTTTCGGCTCAAAGTAATGCGGCATATGTCGATAAGTACAGTCCAATAGCAAAAGAAATGATGGAGGAACATGGTGTTCCCGCATCGGTTATCTTAGCCATCGCCATGCATGAAAGCGGAAATGGTGGTAGCAGGGTAGCAAAGAATTTGAATAACCATTTTGGTGTCAAAGGAAAGAACAATAGTACCGTTATTCGGTCAGCTTACAAAGGTTATCGGTCAGTATTGGACTCGTATGATGATTTTGTAGGAATAGTGAAAAGAAAAAAGACTACTCAAAGTCTTTTTGATAAACATCCGGGTGAAAAATACGAGGCTTGGGTAAAAGCGATAGCTCGTTCGGGGTACTCGACGAGTAAAGGTTGGACTGCAAAAGTACTCGCTACAATTAGACAATATCATTTGGATATGTTTGATCATGATGCTAAGCAAAACAAATTCTCGTCAACAAAAAAATAA
- a CDS encoding glucosaminidase domain-containing protein, with the protein MKKFFYGMFVLMMLVTSCSSRRGTLSSPKSGSNSKTSSSPSVGRPTMAGNDYISHYKQVAIAEMNRYGIPASIKLAQALLESGNGNSYLAREANNHFGIKCGGVWKGKSVTRPDDNINDCFRVYDSPEQSFRDHSEFLLRPRYAALFKLDKNDYKGWAKGLKAAGYATNPRYPELLIEMIERYHLDQYDRGESPREKVVREETVQVEIVQNVQEAPPSVVKTEAIKSPVAMRIHEVKAQDTLYSLSKLYNVSVDQIKALNGLTDDALSLGQLLVISK; encoded by the coding sequence ATGAAGAAGTTTTTTTATGGCATGTTTGTACTCATGATGTTGGTTACATCATGTTCAAGTCGGAGGGGCACGTTATCGTCCCCTAAATCTGGCTCCAATTCAAAAACTTCTTCATCTCCTTCTGTTGGGCGGCCCACCATGGCAGGGAACGATTACATCAGTCATTACAAACAGGTGGCCATTGCAGAAATGAACAGATACGGTATCCCCGCCAGCATTAAACTTGCTCAGGCACTGCTTGAATCGGGCAATGGGAATAGTTATCTGGCGCGTGAGGCGAATAATCATTTTGGTATTAAATGTGGCGGAGTGTGGAAAGGAAAATCCGTAACCCGCCCTGATGATAATATTAATGATTGCTTTCGTGTTTATGACAGTCCCGAACAATCGTTTCGAGATCATTCTGAATTTCTGTTGAGACCTCGGTATGCAGCGCTCTTTAAATTGGATAAGAATGATTATAAAGGTTGGGCTAAAGGCTTGAAAGCAGCCGGGTACGCCACCAATCCACGTTATCCCGAATTGCTCATCGAAATGATCGAAAGATATCATCTTGATCAATACGACCGCGGTGAATCGCCGCGTGAAAAAGTTGTTCGAGAAGAAACGGTGCAGGTAGAAATCGTTCAGAATGTACAAGAAGCCCCCCCCTCGGTTGTAAAAACAGAAGCCATCAAGAGCCCCGTAGCCATGCGTATTCATGAGGTTAAAGCTCAAGATACGTTGTATTCCCTCAGTAAGCTATATAATGTATCTGTCGATCAGATTAAGGCTTTGAATGGTCTTACCGATGATGCGCTATCGTTGGGTCAGCTTTTGGTTATATCTAAATAG
- a CDS encoding DUF3078 domain-containing protein, whose product MKLFNFVGMAMLCLSITGIQAQDLKDLRAKPDTVISVQKEQPLNIKTIRPVVPKLNLEVDYWKHWTKFGINLNQASFNDNWKGGGVGSIAVGLNANHKSDYTRDNFNFVTEVDLRYGKIKNTNNIAKKNNDRIFWDNKLSYKLSANWALFTSVTFESQFDAGYKYKTINGRDTIDYIENAFMAPAYLTESFGLEYKPSNEFSLRFGTGTARQTFILDERVRPRSGEGFFAKYGYYRDPNNPSVGTGERFGVKEDRTFANALAFQLTGNLDKNFTDKLNVKARYNLFADYEKLSNPTHRLDVTVTAKVTRVINVNLNGIMIYDPDVISKVQLSQSLAMGIVYSLPK is encoded by the coding sequence ATGAAGTTATTTAATTTTGTCGGCATGGCTATGCTCTGCCTTTCTATTACTGGCATACAGGCACAGGATCTGAAAGATCTTAGGGCAAAACCAGATACCGTAATTTCCGTACAGAAAGAGCAACCTTTAAATATTAAAACCATTCGTCCTGTCGTTCCCAAACTGAACCTAGAAGTAGACTATTGGAAACATTGGACAAAATTTGGGATCAATTTAAATCAGGCATCATTTAATGATAATTGGAAAGGGGGCGGTGTCGGTTCTATTGCTGTTGGGTTGAATGCCAATCATAAATCGGATTATACCAGAGATAATTTCAATTTCGTGACTGAAGTTGATTTACGTTATGGAAAAATAAAGAACACCAATAATATTGCGAAGAAAAATAATGACCGTATATTTTGGGATAATAAGCTTTCTTATAAATTGTCTGCCAATTGGGCTTTGTTTACATCGGTGACCTTTGAGTCTCAGTTTGACGCAGGGTATAAGTATAAAACGATCAATGGTAGGGATACCATTGATTATATCGAGAATGCTTTTATGGCGCCAGCCTATCTGACGGAGTCTTTCGGTCTTGAGTACAAGCCCAGCAATGAATTCTCGTTACGTTTTGGTACAGGTACTGCTCGTCAGACCTTTATTTTGGATGAGCGCGTTAGACCTCGCTCTGGGGAGGGTTTCTTCGCAAAGTATGGATATTATAGAGATCCAAACAATCCAAGTGTAGGTACCGGCGAAAGATTCGGTGTAAAGGAAGATCGAACTTTTGCAAATGCATTGGCATTCCAGCTAACGGGTAATTTGGACAAAAACTTCACAGACAAATTGAATGTAAAGGCGCGTTACAATCTTTTTGCGGATTATGAGAAACTTTCCAATCCAACGCACCGTTTGGATGTAACCGTAACAGCGAAAGTTACCCGTGTAATCAATGTGAACTTGAATGGTATTATGATTTATGATCCGGATGTTATTTCAAAAGTGCAATTGAGTCAGTCCTTGGCAATGGGAATTGTATATAGTTTACCAAAATAA
- a CDS encoding N-acetylmuramoyl-L-alanine amidase: MIRPVSVGILLCSLLSLASCKSKVQPAILKPLVTSFASPVVLEPQIVTKPDTSLLTPEERKIIFLQKSGSHSYWRQEEAIHYDVRKPNFVIIHHTAQDSISQTIKTFQIPRTKVSSHYVIGRNGEIIQMLNDYVRSWHAGVAKWGSIVDMNSCSIGIELDNNGREPFPDAQINSLMTVLDTLKSRYLIPTNNFIGHADIAPARKNDPSVFFPWKKLADRGFGIWYDEGQLVAPPDGFNAIDALKIIGYDTSNLKAAIVAFKRKFVVRDTTPELTIYDKSVLYSIYKKY, encoded by the coding sequence ATGATTAGACCTGTGTCAGTAGGAATATTACTGTGCTCATTGCTTTCTTTGGCAAGTTGTAAGTCGAAGGTACAGCCGGCGATTTTGAAACCGTTAGTAACATCTTTTGCTTCTCCGGTGGTTTTGGAGCCGCAGATTGTGACGAAGCCGGATACCAGTTTATTGACACCAGAGGAAAGAAAGATCATCTTTTTGCAGAAATCGGGAAGCCATTCTTATTGGCGTCAAGAAGAGGCTATTCATTATGATGTACGCAAACCAAACTTTGTTATTATCCACCACACCGCGCAAGATAGTATCAGTCAGACAATTAAAACTTTTCAGATCCCGAGAACTAAGGTGAGTTCACATTATGTTATCGGCCGAAATGGGGAGATTATACAAATGTTAAACGATTATGTCCGCTCTTGGCATGCTGGGGTTGCTAAATGGGGTTCCATCGTAGATATGAACTCATGTTCTATTGGTATTGAGCTGGATAATAATGGTAGAGAACCTTTTCCTGATGCACAAATTAATTCACTAATGACGGTGCTGGATACCTTGAAGTCTCGTTATTTAATACCGACAAATAATTTTATTGGGCATGCCGATATCGCTCCTGCAAGGAAGAACGATCCAAGTGTGTTTTTCCCCTGGAAAAAGCTGGCGGACCGGGGTTTTGGAATTTGGTATGATGAAGGGCAACTTGTTGCCCCCCCAGATGGTTTTAATGCGATAGATGCGCTTAAAATTATCGGTTACGATACGTCTAACCTTAAAGCTGCGATTGTTGCCTTTAAAAGAAAGTTTGTTGTAAGGGATACAACACCCGAACTGACCATATACGATAAGAGCGTGTTGTACAGCATTTATAAAAAATATTAA
- a CDS encoding sodium:solute symporter, with the protein MSTADWIVLFLTLLIIVIYGVYKSRGIKNIDGYLLGNRSLPWYHVGLSVMATQASAITFLSAPGLAYSSGMSFVQFYFGLPLAMIVLCITFIPIFHKLKVFTAYEFLEKRFDVRTRGLTAILFLIQRGISTGITIFAPALIISTILHIDLTWTTLAIGSFVVIYTTYGGTKAVSHTQLLQMSIIFASLLIAGILVIHLLPQDIGLSKALHIAGKSGKTNALDFTFDLNNNYTIWTGLIGGFFLQLSYFGTDQSQVGRYLTGASIKESRMGLIMNGLLKIPMQFAILLIGILVFAYYQFHQPPIFFNQVEVKNLKESKYAPEYQIFEQQHNELFKARESAVQQLNIALEQDDKKSIAHARTALSQLNAQMQQVKDRTVDLIKKNNPSAETNDNNYVFLSFVTTVFPKGLIGLLIAVIFLASMGSTASAINSLASTTTIDIYKRFINRKSSERQDLLWSRLFTLIWGIFTILVALYANRLGNLLEAVNILGSLFYGTILGIFIVAFYMRKIRGKAVFIAAILSEVIVIGIWLMDKIPFLWLNLIGCLAVMLIAYLLQLGVNKSALIDDKIQY; encoded by the coding sequence ATGAGTACAGCAGATTGGATCGTTTTATTTCTGACACTCTTAATTATTGTCATATATGGCGTTTACAAGAGTAGAGGCATAAAAAATATTGATGGATACCTTCTGGGTAATCGTTCTTTACCCTGGTATCACGTCGGATTGTCAGTAATGGCGACTCAAGCAAGCGCCATTACTTTCCTTTCTGCACCCGGACTAGCTTATTCTTCAGGAATGAGTTTCGTTCAATTCTATTTCGGCCTACCTCTGGCCATGATTGTCCTCTGTATAACATTTATCCCTATTTTCCATAAGCTGAAAGTATTTACAGCCTACGAATTTTTAGAAAAGCGCTTTGATGTAAGAACAAGAGGTCTCACCGCTATTCTTTTCCTCATTCAACGTGGTATTTCAACAGGTATTACCATATTTGCTCCGGCGCTGATTATATCGACCATACTACATATTGACCTTACCTGGACCACCTTGGCCATTGGAAGTTTTGTTGTCATCTATACAACTTATGGCGGAACCAAAGCTGTATCCCATACTCAATTGCTCCAAATGAGCATTATTTTTGCTTCTTTACTTATTGCCGGGATATTGGTCATTCATCTGCTACCACAGGATATTGGCCTCTCAAAAGCACTGCATATAGCAGGAAAATCAGGGAAAACAAATGCGTTGGACTTTACTTTTGATCTGAACAATAACTATACAATTTGGACAGGGTTAATTGGAGGCTTTTTTCTACAGCTTTCTTATTTTGGAACAGATCAGAGCCAAGTCGGAAGGTATTTAACTGGAGCATCCATCAAAGAAAGCCGGATGGGATTAATTATGAATGGTTTATTAAAGATACCTATGCAATTTGCAATTCTCCTGATCGGAATCCTTGTATTTGCCTATTATCAGTTTCATCAGCCGCCTATCTTTTTTAACCAAGTTGAAGTCAAAAACCTCAAGGAAAGCAAATACGCTCCGGAGTATCAAATCTTCGAACAGCAACATAACGAACTGTTTAAAGCACGTGAATCTGCCGTTCAGCAGCTTAATATAGCCTTAGAGCAGGATGACAAAAAAAGTATCGCTCATGCTCGCACAGCATTGAGCCAACTAAACGCTCAAATGCAGCAGGTTAAAGACCGAACAGTAGACTTGATTAAAAAAAACAATCCCAGTGCGGAAACGAACGACAATAATTATGTGTTTCTGTCTTTCGTAACGACTGTATTTCCCAAAGGGTTAATCGGGTTGCTTATAGCAGTTATCTTTCTCGCATCAATGGGATCAACTGCAAGCGCTATTAATTCATTAGCTTCCACAACGACAATTGATATCTACAAAAGATTCATTAACCGTAAATCATCTGAAAGACAAGATCTGCTGTGGTCTCGTCTATTTACCCTGATTTGGGGCATATTTACTATCCTCGTAGCCTTATATGCAAATAGGTTGGGTAATCTTCTCGAAGCAGTCAACATCTTAGGTTCTTTATTCTATGGGACGATCCTAGGTATTTTTATTGTAGCCTTCTATATGAGAAAAATCAGGGGAAAAGCAGTTTTTATTGCCGCCATACTTTCAGAAGTGATCGTGATTGGTATTTGGTTAATGGATAAAATACCGTTTCTATGGTTAAATCTTATTGGCTGTCTCGCCGTCATGCTTATCGCTTATCTCTTACAGTTAGGAGTAAATAAAAGTGCATTGATAGATGATAAAATTCAATACTAA